A single region of the Lycium barbarum isolate Lr01 chromosome 2, ASM1917538v2, whole genome shotgun sequence genome encodes:
- the LOC132621064 gene encoding uncharacterized protein LOC132621064 produces the protein MAVTHADLAPSRPSTNLGSKMGAFLMVLSILLGLFCFILSLIAEATRSQVTLSGKGGECTYTGSGKTPLLCASAAFLVLAIAMVIEHTYLLIVVSKSTPPPILYWDPHSQSVKTLVWQAGFFFVSTWISFAVGEILLLIGLSVESGHLRHWETPRESCLVLGQGLFSAAGVFGLLTVFLAAGLYITALRAQKFLLDQESISRQVLETSMLFASPPRSPRTIIRPVPNENPISRTSQNNIEHDNTSLAQYLSDFDKYMHLV, from the exons ATGGCTGTGACTCATGCAGATCTTGCACCAAGTCGACCTAGCACCAATTTAGGTAGCAAAATGGGTGCATTTCTTATGGTATTGTCAATACTTCTTGGTCTCTTCTGCTTCATTCTCTCCCTTATTGCTGAGGCTACGCGGTCTCAG GTGACATTGAGTGGTAAAGGAGGAGAATGCACATATACTGGTAGTGGGAAAACACCTCTCTTGTGTGCTTCTGCTGCATTCTTGGTTCTGGCTATTGCTATGGTGATTGAGCACACTTATTTGTTGATTGTTGTGAGCAAATCAACTCCTCCTCCTATACTTTATTGGGACCCTCATTCCCAATCTGTCAAGACTCTTGTTTGGCAAGCTGGCTTCTTCTTTGTTTCCACATG GATTTCATTTGCTGTTGGGGAGATATTGTTACTAATAGGGCTAAGTGTAGAGTCAGGACATCTAAGACACTGGGAAACACCAAGAGAAAGTTGCTTAGTACTTGGACAGGGATTGTTCTCTGCTGCTGGAGTTTTTGGTCTATTGACAGTTTTCTTGGCTGCTGGTTTATACATCACAGCTCTTCGTGCACAAAAATTCTTGCTTGATCAAGAAAGTATTAGTCGTCAAGTACTGGAAACTTCTATGCTTTTTGCATCTCCACCAAGATCTCCTCGAACAATAATTAGACCTGTTCCTAATGAAAATCCCATTTCAAGAACATCTCAGAATAATATTGAACATGATAATACTTCATTAGCACAGTACCTATCTGACTTTGATAAGTACATGCACTTGGTTTGA